The genomic DNA TTCTTTAAAATCAATCCAAGATGCAAAATATTTCGCAATGGCCTTAACAAAAGCGAATGAGAATCAGATTGTGATTGATGGACAAAGTTCAGAAGGAAAAATTAGTGATGCAGTAAAATTGGTTTTGGGTAATACGATAAAAAATTTGTGGTCAGATTTTTCTGGTAATTTTGATTCATTTGACGCCAGTGGATTTCCAAAAGACAAGAAACCATTTCTAGCAGCTGTGTTGTGGGTAATGCAGGGGATATTATTTTTGCATAGCATAGATACTTCCATTTTTTGTTTGAATTTACTCCATAGAATTGCTGAAAGTTCTTTCGAAAAGGCTGAACTACTATTGTTATCCCAGTGTAAGGAAGAAAAAAAGGGTGAACCTGGTTATAATTTTACTCCTAACGAAGATGCTAACTGGAATATAATAGGGGAGGCAATAATGATGCTAGAGAATGAAAAAAATGGAAATTCTCAAAATGCAAATGGCCTCCTAATTGTATTAAAACAAAATAAGGAATTTTCAGCATGGTTAGGAGAGTAGCTATGAAAACCTTGTTTAATATATTTAATATTTTTTGTGCACTTCTGTTATTAATGGCAAAGCCATTAATAGCAGATGATCTTAATATCAGAATTTTTAAGGTTGGTCAGGCAAATGCTGTATTATTAACAAAGGATAATACAGCTTTAGTTGTGGATTGTGGAAATGGCAGTAGGTATGGCCAAAGCTTTGATAATGGGCTTTGTGGTCAATCCATAAAGAGGGACAATGTTTTATCTCAATGCGATCAATTAAAGATAATTATAACACATGACCATGATGATCATTATAATGCTATTAATGCTTTTAAGGGAGTTGTTGATAAAATTAAAAATATCATTAATATCATTAGTATATGGAATGAAGCATTGTATGATTCATTTAGTGGTTATAAAAAGGTCGGAGTGTTTAAACACGGAAATTGGCAATATGCAGGATGGCTTAATGGTGCAGATAATATTAATGGATATTTAAGTGGAGCTTTAGGAGATGATGTTACTGTGACATGCTTACGTCCAGATAAATTTGAAGATACACTACTAAACCCAGAAAAGGAACATGACAATAATGTGTTGTTATATATTGAATATAGAGGAATAGGCATTTTATTGCCAGGAGATGCTAATAGCACATTATTAGCCTATCATATGTTGCATACCCCTAATTTTATAAATACTCTTAAAAATGTTAACATTCTTTTAATTCCTCATCACGGGAGTGCAAAAAGTGGCGAGCAACTGTGGATAGATGCGATATTTGGTGGTGTCGGAAATAATAAGATTAAAATGTTATTCATTTCTAGCGATCCTGAAGAGGAAAATAAAATCCCAAAAGAATGGCTGTGTAAACAATTAGACAGTAAAAAACTTCCAAATTTTGAATATATAGGGAGGACGTGGAGATTACAGCATTGCTGTTATAGAATATCGATAGATGCCAATGGCCAAATCGAAGTTTTTGATGGGAAGAATCAATTATTCCCAGCACAATAATGTTGCCAAGAGGGTAGAAGAGTATAATTATATTTTCTTCTTTGGGTAATTTTATTATGAATAGTCGCATTAAGGTATTGATGATGAGTGTATTGTGCTCAGTCATCGTTTTGCTGGGAGGTGGATGCGGTAGGCAAAAAGATAATGATATACTGAAAGTTGGTAACAGCATAGATCCGAGCTCTCTGGATCCCCAGGTGGCCAGTGGTGTCAGCGAAATAAGATTGTTAAGTGCTATCTTCGAGGGACTTGTGGTTCCTCATCCGGAAACTCTTGAG from Puniceicoccales bacterium includes the following:
- a CDS encoding MBL fold metallo-hydrolase; translated protein: MVRRVAMKTLFNIFNIFCALLLLMAKPLIADDLNIRIFKVGQANAVLLTKDNTALVVDCGNGSRYGQSFDNGLCGQSIKRDNVLSQCDQLKIIITHDHDDHYNAINAFKGVVDKIKNIINIISIWNEALYDSFSGYKKVGVFKHGNWQYAGWLNGADNINGYLSGALGDDVTVTCLRPDKFEDTLLNPEKEHDNNVLLYIEYRGIGILLPGDANSTLLAYHMLHTPNFINTLKNVNILLIPHHGSAKSGEQLWIDAIFGGVGNNKIKMLFISSDPEEENKIPKEWLCKQLDSKKLPNFEYIGRTWRLQHCCYRISIDANGQIEVFDGKNQLFPAQ